The DNA sequence ATAATCTATGCGCTGCATAACAGGGCGCGAAAAAGGATCGCCTAGGATCGGGTCGGGCTCGTCGTTATCCAGCGCGCGAAAATATAAATTTATAAACAGCGTCTCTGAAATCGCGTCGTTAAATTTGACCTTTTTTGCTTGCATGGCCTTTCCTTTATGATAATCTATCGCAATTATAACTCAAAAAGGAGAAATCCGCGTCGTAAAACAAGGCGTCAGGCAGCCGCTTTTCAAGCCTTAGCGGGCGCGTATCAAGCCCCGCTCCAACCTGGACTACGACTAGCTTTTCGCCCGCGTTTTTATGCGCGAAATCTAAAATCTCGTCATCAAAAAACCGCGCTCTAATCACGGTGCCGGTTTTGCTAAATTTGCCGCCTTTAAATTTAGCGAAATCATAGTCTATGCGCTGCATAACCGGGCGCGAAAAGGGATCGCCTAGGATCGGGTCGGGCTCGTCGTTATCCAGCGCGCGGAAATACAAATTTATAAACAGCGTCTCTGAAATCGCGTCGTTAAATTTGATCTTTTTTGCTTGCATAACTTCTCCTTTATGATAATCTATCGCAATTATAACTCAAAAAGGAGAAATCCGCGCTTTTATTTTACGCGACGCTGCAAATTTAGCGGGCTAAATTTAGCGCAAAAGACGGGCACATTTACCCGTCTATGCTATATCCGATACTGCGCACGGTTTTGATTAGCTCAAAAGGCAGCTTCGCGCGTAGCTGACGCACGAGCGAGCGCAGGCGATCGGACGAGACCTCTTCGTCCTTATAGATACTCCACTCAAGCTCTTGGATCGTTACTACGTGCGGGGCATTTTTAGCTAAAATTTCTAAAAACAATCCCTCTTTTTTGCCGAGCATTATATTTGTGCCGTTTATGTGTAGAGTGAGGCTGTTTTTGTCGTAGACGGCGCCGTTTTTTAGCTCAAATTTGCTTCCGAGCAAAATTCGGCAGTTTCTAAACACCCTAAACAAAAACTCCTCGGACAAAAACGGCTTAACCATAAAGTCGTCGTATTTGGCGTAGTAAATTTTCTTATAAAGCGCGGGAATGGCCTTATCTATAAGGATCATAACGGGAGTTAGACTCCCGTTATCTCGCAGAAATTTGACCGAGTCGAAATTTGCCAGATCCTTCGTCTTTACGTCGATGACGTAAAAGATGTAGCGGTTGCCGCTATAATAATCCTCTTTTAGCTCGCTTAAATTTTCAAAGCGAACTATGCGGATGTTAAAGCGGTAAAGCGCGGCGTTGAGGTTTAGCTGCATCTGAGCGTCGTCGCTAACGAGCAAAATTTTCTTCATTTTAGCCTACTTTTCGGTGGCATTGCCTTCTTTATTTTCTACTTTCGGCGCTACATAATCCTCCCCAAAATATGCCTTCTTTATCTCTTCTTTTTTGACTGCGGCTTTCTTTTCGTAGATTTTGTATTCAGGCTTCCAGTAGTTTAGCATGTTGTTT is a window from the uncultured Campylobacter sp. genome containing:
- a CDS encoding class I SAM-dependent methyltransferase; protein product: MQAKKIKFNDAISETLFINLYFRALDNDEPDPILGDPFSRPVMQRIDYDFAKFKGGKFSKTGTVIRARFFDDEILDFAHKNAGEKLVVVQVGAGLDTRPLRLEKRLPDALFYDADFSFLSYNCDRLS
- a CDS encoding winged helix-turn-helix domain-containing protein; this translates as MKKILLVSDDAQMQLNLNAALYRFNIRIVRFENLSELKEDYYSGNRYIFYVIDVKTKDLANFDSVKFLRDNGSLTPVMILIDKAIPALYKKIYYAKYDDFMVKPFLSEEFLFRVFRNCRILLGSKFELKNGAVYDKNSLTLHINGTNIMLGKKEGLFLEILAKNAPHVVTIQELEWSIYKDEEVSSDRLRSLVRQLRAKLPFELIKTVRSIGYSIDG